From one Humulus lupulus chromosome 8, drHumLupu1.1, whole genome shotgun sequence genomic stretch:
- the LOC133796350 gene encoding uncharacterized protein LOC133796350: MSRPGDWNCRSCQHLNFQRRESCQRCGDPRSGDRGDFGGFGGGRGASNSFAFATTGSDVRPGDWYCAAGNCGAHNFASRSSCFKCGAFKDDGVGGYDCDMPRSRPGFGLAGGAAGGGGRPGWKSGDWICNRSGCNEHNFASRIECFRCNAPRDSY; the protein is encoded by the exons atGAGCCGACCAGGAGATTGGAACTGCAGGTCATGCCAGCACCTGAACTTTCAGAGGAGAGAGTCATGCCAACGATGTGGCGACCCGAGGTCGGGAGACAGAGGAGACTTCGGAGGTTTCGGAGGAGGACGAGGAGCCTCTAACTCCTTCGCCTTTGCCACCACTGGCTCTGATGTCCGCCCTGGCGACTGGTACTGCGCCGCTGGCAACTGCGGTGCTCACAACTTCGCCAGCCGCTCTAGCTGCTTCAAGTGCGGTGCTTTCAAGGATGATGGCGTCGGCGGCTACGACTGCGACATGCCCCGCTCCCGCCCTGGTTTTGGCTTGGCAGGTGGCGCTGCTGGTGGGGGTGGCCGACCCGGCTGGAAATCCGGTGACTGGATTTGCAACAG GTCTGGATGCAACGAGCACAACTTTGCTAGCCGAATTGAGTGTTTTAGATGCAATGCTCCTCGGGACTCATACTAG
- the LOC133796349 gene encoding uncharacterized protein LOC133796349, whose amino-acid sequence MSLTCVKMSEDVWLTCLTHALSTETEEIMGLLLGDIEYKNGNVIALIWGASPQTRSDRRKDRVETNPEQLAAASAQAERMTTSTGRTTRVIGWYHSHPHITVLPSHVDVRTQGMYQLLDSGFIGLIFSCFSEDSYKVGRIQVIAFQSSDGKQSQISRPISLSPVNKNSVIDLESSLSSTENAAVRSGTAIESPEQDTGDSRMAGGIKVGGRSSDLGVLFANADASSVKKERFGGSYNTNHSYDFVDIDPMDMSESMQEAMHRSNLDMSGAEYVRKEVPLYVMPSSNLIKLESPLTSFTDLQRVLYEEEQAAYNQAIMQNMRDWKVHPLAFVHHTSTYQASMCKLIEYCLSPAISALQDRLRENETRMLILKDEAKNLEAEALRVSDLSSGSPRQVQSHGPRGSASPSSSLAGAGSRSRRGSQ is encoded by the exons ATGTCTCTAACATGTGTGAAAATGTCCGAGGACGTCTGGTTAACTTGTCTAACTCATGCATTGTCTACCGAGACCGAAGAGATCATGGGCCTTCTTCTCGGTGATATCGag TACAAGAATGGGAATGTAATTGCACTAATTTGGGGAGCATCACCTCAAACTCGATCTGATCGGAGAAAGGATCGCGTGGAGACCAATCCTGAACAGCTGGCTGCTGCTTCAGCCCAAGCTGAA AGAATGACAACTTCAACAGGAAGAACAACTAGAGTGATTGGGTGGTACCATTCACATCCTCATATTACAGTTCTTCCTTCACACGTTG ATGTGCGTACTCAAGGAATGTACCAACTCCTTGATTCTGGGTTTATTGGGCTGATTTTTTCCTGTTTCAGTGAGGATTCATACAAG GTTGGCAGGATCCAAGTCATTGCATTCCAGTCCTCAGATGGGAAGCAATCTCAAATTTCAAGACCGATTTCTCTGTCTCCTGTAAATAAAAATTCGGTAATTGATCTTGAATCATCTTTGAGTTCCACAGAAAATGCAGCAGTGAGATCTGGCACTGCCATAGAGAGTCCTGAACAAGACACCGGTGATTCTAGAATGGCTGGAGGTATTAAG GTTGGGGGAAGATCTTCTGATTTGGGGGTTCTCTTTGCTAATGCTGATGCAAGCTCTGTAAAAAAAGAGAGATTTGGAGGAAGCTACAATACCAACCATTCATATGATTTTGTTGATATAGATCCCATGGATATGTCAGAGAGTATGCAAGAAGCAATGCATCGTTCAAATTTGGACATGAG CGGTGCAGAGTATGTCAGGAAGGAAGTTCCCCTTTATGTAATGCCTTCATCAAACCTTATTAAGCTTGAATCTCCTTTAACATCATTCACGGATTTGCAACGTGTATTGTACGAAGAGGAACAAGCAGCATATAACCAAGCTATCATGCAAAATATGAG GGATTGGAAAGTTCATCCGCTTGCGTTTGTACATCACACATCGACATATCAAGCTTCCATGTGCAAACTAATTGAATATTG CTTGAGTCCAGCCATAAGTGCTCTGCAGGACCGTTTAAGAGAGAATGAAACTCGG atgttgatacttaaagATGAAGCCAAGAATTTAGAGGCTGAGGCATTGAGAGTAAGTGACTTGAGTTCGGGATCTCCTCGTCAAGTTCAATCACATGGTCCCCGTGGAAGTGCTTCGCCTAGTTCTAGTTTGGCTGGTGCTGGTAGCCGGAGCAGAAGAGGGTCACAATGA